A single genomic interval of Lachnospiraceae bacterium harbors:
- a CDS encoding peptidase C1: MMRSRKYRIGLVCMLLCGLLLGCQRQEEALVISTWQAETENWKQVDGAADQELTSHTDIERWELPSEWDNRKIGRTASIKNQGELGTCWAFAALGGLEVLWLPQKVESFSVDHMAMNHGFGVSTEEGGNFTMALAYLTGWKGPVWESDDPYADGQTNPQAQVRAHLQEAKLLKNDRYAIKRAVMQNGAVQSSLYADDAILKEEGSSQYYQPESCAYYYDGAVQYNHDILIIGWDDAYSRDHFVKCPAGDGAFICQNSWGEEFGDQGFFYVSYYDTTIAQNTLTYSRLDQPGVYDGIYQHDEFGWTGQMGYEGETAWGANVFTAETEERLAAVSFYATDELTSYEIYVVVDPDAAKFDNKQLVAQGNLRHAGYYTIDLEEEIQLQSEQHFAIILRITTPDVKMPLAAEYYQKDSQWTKAEVQAGESYISSDGESWQDAGLKLRCNLCLKAFTRR, from the coding sequence ATGATGAGGAGTAGAAAATATCGAATAGGGCTTGTTTGCATGCTTCTCTGCGGACTGCTTCTTGGGTGTCAGAGGCAGGAGGAGGCACTGGTGATCAGCACATGGCAGGCCGAGACCGAGAATTGGAAACAGGTAGACGGGGCCGCCGACCAAGAGCTTACCAGCCATACAGATATCGAGAGATGGGAGCTGCCGTCCGAGTGGGACAATCGGAAAATCGGACGCACCGCCAGCATTAAGAATCAGGGAGAGCTTGGGACCTGCTGGGCATTTGCCGCCCTTGGCGGCCTGGAGGTGCTGTGGCTTCCGCAAAAGGTAGAAAGCTTTTCGGTCGATCATATGGCGATGAATCATGGCTTTGGCGTGAGCACGGAGGAAGGCGGCAATTTTACAATGGCGCTGGCCTATCTGACGGGCTGGAAAGGGCCGGTGTGGGAGTCGGATGATCCGTATGCGGACGGCCAGACCAACCCGCAGGCGCAGGTGCGTGCGCATTTGCAGGAGGCAAAGCTTTTGAAGAATGACCGCTATGCGATTAAACGGGCGGTGATGCAAAACGGCGCTGTGCAGAGCTCTCTGTATGCGGATGATGCGATTCTGAAGGAGGAGGGCAGCTCACAGTATTATCAGCCGGAAAGCTGTGCCTATTATTATGACGGGGCCGTGCAGTACAATCATGATATACTAATTATTGGCTGGGATGATGCATACAGCCGGGATCATTTTGTGAAATGTCCGGCAGGGGACGGAGCTTTCATCTGTCAGAACAGCTGGGGAGAGGAGTTTGGCGATCAAGGGTTTTTCTATGTTTCGTATTATGATACGACGATTGCGCAAAATACGCTGACATATTCGCGGCTGGATCAGCCGGGCGTATATGACGGGATCTATCAGCATGACGAGTTTGGCTGGACGGGGCAGATGGGGTATGAAGGCGAAACGGCATGGGGCGCTAATGTATTTACGGCTGAGACAGAGGAACGGCTGGCTGCTGTTAGCTTTTACGCCACGGATGAGCTGACTTCCTATGAAATATATGTGGTGGTGGATCCGGATGCGGCTAAGTTTGATAATAAGCAGCTGGTAGCACAGGGAAACCTCAGACATGCTGGCTATTATACCATTGATCTGGAGGAGGAAATACAGCTGCAGAGCGAGCAGCATTTTGCTATTATTTTGCGGATTACAACGCCTGATGTGAAGATGCCGCTGGCGGCTGAATATTATCAGAAGGATTCTCAGTGGACGAAGGCGGAGGTGCAGGCGGGCGAGAGCTATATCAGCAGCGATGGGGAAAGCTGGCAGGATGCAGGACTGAAGCTACGGTGCAATTTGTGCTTGAAAGCGTTTACGAGGAGATAG